One stretch of Vulpes lagopus strain Blue_001 chromosome X, ASM1834538v1, whole genome shotgun sequence DNA includes these proteins:
- the TEX28 gene encoding testis-specific protein TEX28, with protein MVLKAEHAKDPSAAGASSVPSRRSPSSAEDGPSGHSNVSDREMAGNVQDTIKHRILYLLEQLRVEKASRDKNTVGYLKLVSKADRHQAPHIRQAFEKVNQRASATIARIERRLRHCHQQLRELEEDHRPRGLVLKAESSLAGCKQPGDKAPFLEPPKPGGEDCLSTDLSDIVRHSPLESHLPALQRGKSPGAKRVAPQRNLLLQKMKEDLKEVRDVHLNLQVSYQSLKDRHLMDLQVSLEALQEEKCRQALMEEQVNEHLQGHLDEIYCLKQTLACMEEKMAFLSYERAKEIWEVMETFKNRIAKLETLQQVTQLEVTHRFRIRPQEFMFRLVSLLLTLATILLVFISTVCSCPLPLLNSRLRTCTTLLLIGLAALAWQKRHAFPTTDWQAWVPSRWRLYPKDSKPLSDGT; from the exons ATGGTTTTAAAg GCAGAACACGCCAAGGATCCAAGTGCAGCCGGTGCCTCCAGCGTTCCCTCACGCAGGTCCCCGTCGTCTGCTGAGGATGGCCCCAGTGGCCATTCCAACGTCTCAGACAGGGAGATGGCCGGGAACGTACAGGACACCATCAAGCACCGCATCCTCTACCTCTTAGAGCAGCTGAGAGTGGAGAAGGCCAGTCGGGACAAGAACACCGTGGGCTACCTCAAGCTGGTGTCCAAAGCCGACCGGCACCAGGCCCCCCACATCCGGCAGGCCTTCGAGAAAGTGAACCAGCGTGCCTCCGCCACCATTGCCCGGATCGAGCGAAGACTCCGCCACTGTCACCAGCAGCTGCGGGAGCTGGAGGAGGACCACAGGCCCAGGGGCTTGGTGCTCAAGGCAGAGAGCAGCCTGGCAGGCTGCAAGCAGCCTGGCGACAAGGCCCCGTTTTTAGAACCCCCCAAGCCGGGTGGGGAAGACTGCCTGTCCACCGACCTCTCTGACATTGTCAGACACTCGCCCCTGGAGAGTCACCTCCCGGCCTTGCAGCGAGGGAAGTCCCCAGGGGCAAAGCGTGTGGCCCCACAGCGAAACCTGCTGTTgcagaaaatgaaggaagacCTGAAAGAAGTCAGGGATGTGCACCTCAACCTCCAGGTGTCCTATCAGAGCCTAAAGGACAGGCATCTGATGGACCTGCAGGTGTCACTAGAGGCCCTTCAGGAAGAGAAATGCAG GCAAGCGCTGATGGAAGAACAGGTGAACGAGCacctgcaggggcacctggatgagaTCTACTGCCTCAAACAGACTCTGGCGTGCATGGAGGAGAAAATGGCCTTTCTGTCCTATGAGAGAGCCAAGGAGATATGG GAGGTCATGGAGACTTTCAAGAACCGTATAGCTAAGCTTGAAACTCTGCAACAAGTGACACAACTGGAGGTGACGCACAGGTTCCGGATCCGTCCCCAGGAGTTTATGTTCCGGCTCGTGAGCCTGCTCCTCACACTGGCTACCATCCTCCTCGTCTTCATCTCCACTGTGTGCTCCTGCCCCTTGCCACTGCTCAATTCCCGCCTGCGCACGTGCACCACACTCCTGCTGATCGGCCTCGCGGCCCTGGCCTGGCAGAAACGGCATGCCTTCCCTACCACCGACTGGCAGGCCTGGGTCCCCTCCAGATGGAGACTGTACCCCAAGGATTCCAAGCCTCTATCAGATGGGACTTAG